A genomic segment from Lignipirellula cremea encodes:
- a CDS encoding DUF1552 domain-containing protein: MFAAPHASGVPKRFIFIRKSSGIRPLEIALRDFSDSDKALDENKQPLEVDLHQHELPKWLRGLDAHKEHMTILQGLSAKMSENVHWSFSSVMGCFKSNRNTLSAIKRATIDFELARLFPSPFGHVELSFAGGRTGIVDGFSAPAPQTRNYCYADPDTARNELFKSVLNPDAVNSDNDMLSFLQSKEGLQLTGVKGHEKKRQEMQIQSIESIRQRNAELIRISGTLAEFLPEIAPVHAGGGPNASTPEKQAAMTDVLIAALKAGLTNVVTYTIDDLGTPITGLPGNETDRVGIHPLGHDEAFGGVPAWKTREQIRISHVNQIRTIIEQLKQVPEGTGTMFDNTMIMYFPENGETHHGVGSESPFLIMAGNNCSLNCSGRYLRLPYLGNEGHKTLGNWYTTLLNAHGNPIEHYGDLDAEMSRKKLHQTGPIQQLMG, translated from the coding sequence TTGTTCGCCGCTCCCCATGCGAGTGGCGTTCCCAAACGTTTTATTTTCATTCGGAAGTCAAGCGGCATCCGTCCGCTTGAAATTGCCCTGCGCGACTTTTCCGACAGCGATAAAGCGCTCGACGAGAACAAACAGCCGCTCGAGGTCGATCTCCATCAGCATGAACTTCCGAAATGGTTACGCGGTTTGGATGCCCATAAAGAGCATATGACCATTCTGCAGGGCCTCTCCGCGAAAATGAGCGAGAACGTCCACTGGTCGTTCTCGTCCGTGATGGGCTGCTTCAAGTCGAACCGCAATACGCTTAGCGCCATCAAGCGAGCCACGATTGATTTTGAACTGGCCCGACTGTTCCCGTCCCCCTTTGGCCACGTCGAGCTTTCCTTTGCGGGCGGCCGGACGGGCATCGTTGACGGCTTTTCCGCGCCTGCGCCGCAGACAAGAAATTACTGCTATGCCGACCCGGATACCGCGCGGAACGAGCTATTCAAATCCGTGCTCAACCCGGACGCCGTCAATTCCGACAATGACATGCTCTCTTTCCTGCAGAGCAAAGAGGGCCTCCAGTTAACGGGCGTCAAAGGTCACGAGAAGAAGCGTCAGGAGATGCAGATTCAATCGATTGAGTCGATCCGCCAGCGGAATGCGGAACTCATCAGGATTTCCGGAACGCTCGCCGAATTCCTGCCGGAAATTGCCCCCGTGCATGCAGGCGGCGGGCCCAATGCGAGCACGCCTGAGAAACAGGCGGCCATGACCGACGTCCTCATCGCGGCTCTCAAGGCCGGCCTGACGAACGTGGTGACCTACACGATTGATGACCTGGGTACGCCCATTACCGGTCTTCCCGGAAATGAAACGGACCGCGTGGGCATTCATCCTCTGGGCCACGACGAAGCCTTCGGAGGCGTGCCCGCCTGGAAGACGCGAGAGCAAATCCGGATCAGCCACGTGAACCAGATCAGGACGATCATCGAACAGCTAAAGCAGGTTCCCGAGGGGACAGGCACTATGTTTGATAACACGATGATCATGTACTTTCCCGAAAACGGCGAAACCCACCATGGCGTTGGGTCGGAATCGCCGTTTCTGATTATGGCGGGCAACAACTGCAGTCTGAATTGCTCGGGCCGCTATCTGCGCTTGCCTTACCTGGGCAACGAAGGCCACAAGACCCTGGGCAACTGGTACACCACGCTGCTTAACGCCCACGGCAATCCGATCGAACATTACGGGGATCTCGACGCGGAAATGTCACGCAAAAAGCTGCACCAGACCGGCCCGATCCAGCAGTTAATGGGATAA
- a CDS encoding DUF1588 domain-containing protein — protein MLLRLLVFVIAVSPIAATRADDTFTVPSDVASILVQRCTDCHGADLVEGEVRLDAIDKLGLDARLDLLNRAHEQLFLGRMPPEEETQPTAVERARLADWVAQELRRYGVSNFEKKLQKPEFGNYVDHDKLFSGEFKHLPGFTYDRRWLISEYIFNAKFQRMLQGNVRARRKGQNVSVLGGHKITNLSLTNPFLLPDRSGVRYYAETDLTGGHMSSMLTNAQNVSEYMTDYLVKRNSKYLPAIAQIMALEDQHQSTLASRRQFLENFIPQLCDEYYGSNNASLLPEFTPVKLKEVEALREGETYKKAPPQVAFNLLKSLEGEEAVYQALLNPEHEKKSDVEFRELCERIWFYFGDHEREIQGRMTILRDYMPEIRDNLEKNRRKFKRLVYQALADEEMQVIQGAIKKHRKQGDHYVEIIDKCMAEWEHDFVQQRLKAGPPSDTLLHELLDQVSQEILERSPAANEAEEYVALTKIYIHKLGNLKAIQKLIQTLILSSEFVYRQEFGGGEPDEQGRRMLSPRDASYAIAYALTDQSPDEELVQAAASGKLNTRDDYRREVTRILTRRDLYYLIDPILADNNYQDNTTDAAIRKLRFFREFFGYPKAITIFKDEKRFGGDRLGNATSRLLSETDRLVEHILEEDQNVFEELLTTEEFFVYHDGDNERMQAASDRIKSIYAHFKDLDWRSFKKEDLLDHADFLREVKMRSVDPDNLEARNRQGTTIQLFKKSMETITARLDKGQREAAPFDLYRGYGNDFMSGYNVAKFFNIRLDNWDYQTIQPAKVAHRKGLLTHPAWLIAHSQNTETDPVVRGKWVREKLLAGTIPDVPITVDAVVPEDHHRTLRDRLASVTETTYCWKCHKQMNPLGYAFETYDDFGRFRQEETLEHPDNLLQKGPEQKGDHLVDTQDVYKTLPVESTGFLEGTGEVSLDGEVQDAMELAERLAGSRRVRQSIIRHAFRYFLGRNETLSDSKTLIDAETAYVGSNGSFDAVVISLLTSDSFIYRKAIED, from the coding sequence ATGCTGCTTCGACTTCTCGTGTTCGTCATTGCAGTATCGCCGATCGCTGCCACGCGAGCCGACGATACTTTCACGGTGCCCAGCGATGTTGCCTCCATCCTTGTCCAGCGCTGCACCGATTGTCACGGCGCGGATCTGGTCGAGGGAGAGGTGCGGCTGGACGCGATCGACAAGCTGGGATTGGATGCCCGTCTCGATTTGCTTAACCGAGCCCACGAGCAACTCTTTCTGGGGCGGATGCCGCCCGAGGAGGAAACACAACCGACGGCCGTCGAGCGAGCGAGGCTGGCGGATTGGGTAGCGCAAGAGCTTCGCCGATATGGCGTATCAAATTTTGAGAAAAAGCTGCAGAAACCAGAGTTTGGCAACTACGTAGATCACGACAAACTCTTCTCTGGTGAATTCAAGCATTTACCCGGATTCACTTACGATCGCCGCTGGTTGATCAGCGAGTATATTTTCAATGCAAAATTCCAGCGGATGCTGCAGGGCAATGTCCGGGCGAGAAGGAAAGGGCAGAACGTCTCCGTGCTGGGCGGACACAAGATCACAAATCTCAGCCTGACCAATCCCTTCCTGTTGCCTGATCGTTCCGGGGTGAGATACTACGCCGAGACCGACCTCACTGGCGGTCATATGTCGAGCATGCTGACTAATGCCCAGAATGTATCGGAGTACATGACGGATTATCTCGTGAAGCGCAATTCGAAGTATCTTCCCGCCATCGCCCAAATTATGGCTTTGGAAGACCAGCATCAGTCGACGCTGGCGTCGCGTCGTCAGTTTCTCGAGAACTTTATCCCCCAACTCTGCGACGAGTATTACGGCAGCAACAATGCATCGCTCTTGCCGGAATTCACGCCGGTCAAGCTGAAGGAAGTCGAAGCGCTTCGAGAAGGAGAGACCTACAAAAAGGCGCCTCCTCAAGTCGCATTCAACCTGCTCAAAAGCCTGGAGGGCGAAGAGGCCGTCTATCAGGCGCTGTTAAATCCCGAGCACGAAAAGAAATCGGACGTGGAGTTTCGGGAACTGTGCGAGCGGATCTGGTTCTACTTTGGCGATCATGAACGCGAAATTCAGGGGCGGATGACGATCCTGCGGGACTACATGCCGGAAATTCGAGACAACCTGGAAAAGAATCGTCGCAAATTCAAACGGCTTGTTTACCAGGCGCTTGCTGACGAGGAGATGCAGGTCATCCAGGGGGCGATCAAAAAGCATCGCAAGCAGGGCGATCATTACGTCGAGATCATCGACAAGTGCATGGCGGAATGGGAGCACGATTTTGTGCAGCAGCGGCTAAAAGCGGGGCCGCCTTCCGATACGTTACTGCATGAACTGTTGGATCAGGTGAGTCAGGAGATCCTGGAGCGTTCTCCTGCTGCGAACGAAGCTGAAGAGTATGTCGCCCTCACCAAAATCTATATCCATAAATTGGGAAACCTCAAGGCCATTCAAAAGCTGATTCAAACGCTGATTCTTTCCAGTGAGTTTGTCTATCGCCAGGAATTCGGCGGCGGCGAACCGGACGAACAGGGCCGACGCATGCTGTCTCCCCGCGACGCCAGTTACGCCATCGCCTACGCGCTGACGGATCAAAGCCCCGACGAAGAACTGGTTCAGGCAGCCGCAAGCGGCAAGCTCAATACGCGCGACGATTACCGGCGAGAAGTGACTCGCATCCTGACACGGAGAGATCTGTACTACCTGATCGATCCGATCCTGGCGGACAATAATTATCAGGACAACACCACCGACGCGGCGATTCGGAAACTGCGGTTCTTTCGCGAGTTTTTCGGATACCCGAAGGCAATCACCATTTTCAAGGATGAGAAACGATTTGGCGGGGATCGGCTGGGGAACGCAACGTCGCGTCTGCTCAGTGAGACGGATCGCCTTGTCGAACACATTCTGGAAGAAGACCAGAACGTGTTTGAGGAATTGCTAACCACCGAAGAGTTTTTTGTCTACCACGATGGCGACAACGAGCGGATGCAGGCGGCCTCCGACAGGATTAAAAGCATTTACGCCCACTTCAAAGACCTGGACTGGCGGAGCTTCAAAAAGGAAGACCTGCTCGACCATGCCGACTTCCTGAGAGAAGTGAAAATGCGCAGTGTTGATCCTGACAACCTGGAGGCAAGAAATCGGCAAGGGACAACGATTCAGCTGTTCAAAAAGTCCATGGAGACCATTACGGCCCGTCTCGATAAAGGGCAACGCGAGGCGGCGCCCTTTGATCTCTATCGGGGCTACGGCAACGATTTCATGAGCGGATACAACGTCGCCAAATTCTTCAACATCCGGCTGGATAACTGGGACTATCAAACAATACAACCCGCCAAGGTGGCCCATCGCAAGGGATTGTTGACTCACCCCGCGTGGCTGATTGCTCATTCCCAGAATACGGAGACCGATCCGGTTGTCCGCGGAAAATGGGTGCGAGAGAAACTGCTGGCCGGGACCATTCCGGATGTGCCCATCACGGTCGACGCCGTCGTTCCCGAAGACCACCACCGAACGCTGCGTGATCGCCTGGCGAGTGTCACGGAAACCACTTATTGCTGGAAGTGCCACAAGCAGATGAATCCGCTAGGCTATGCGTTCGAAACGTACGATGACTTTGGTCGGTTCCGCCAGGAAGAAACCCTCGAGCATCCGGACAACCTCCTCCAGAAAGGTCCCGAGCAGAAGGGCGACCATCTCGTTGATACTCAAGATGTTTACAAGACACTGCCCGTGGAATCGACCGGATTTCTCGAAGGCACAGGCGAGGTTTCGCTCGATGGCGAAGTGCAGGACGCCATGGAACTGGCGGAACGTCTTGCCGGATCTCGGCGGGTGCGTCAGTCGATCATTCGCCATGCCTTTCGGTATTTTCTCGGCCGCAATGAGACCCTGTCTGATTCAAAAACGTTGATCGATGCCGAGACGGCATACGTTGGCAGCAATGGCAGTTTTGATGCGGTTGTCATTTCGCTTCTGACCTCCGATTCATTCATTTATCGCAAAGCGATCGAGGACTAA
- a CDS encoding four helix bundle protein has protein sequence MAIRRFEDIEGWQLARGLTKRAYAVAMRGAFAKDFGLRDQITRASGSAMHNIAEGFDGGSNAEFVKFLRYSQRSCSEAQSQLYVAFDQGYITQDEFDSLYEQAAKTHAKVGGFIRYLLNTR, from the coding sequence ATGGCGATTCGACGCTTTGAAGACATCGAAGGCTGGCAGTTGGCTCGGGGGCTGACGAAGCGGGCCTATGCAGTGGCCATGCGTGGAGCGTTTGCGAAAGATTTTGGACTTCGTGATCAGATTACCCGGGCGTCAGGCTCGGCCATGCACAACATCGCTGAGGGATTCGACGGAGGGAGCAATGCGGAGTTCGTCAAGTTTCTGCGTTACTCGCAGCGTTCATGCTCTGAGGCTCAAAGTCAACTCTACGTCGCATTCGACCAGGGCTACATTACGCAGGATGAGTTCGACTCCCTTTACGAACAAGCGGCCAAGACACATGCCAAAGTCGGCGGCTTTATTCGCTACCTTTTGAACACTCGCTAA
- a CDS encoding leucine-rich repeat domain-containing protein, with protein sequence MQLILGKPATTALLAALLFAIAPVPAFALDPDVEAVTRIVEAAHGKVEKTEDGQSLRLVDLAVPGAGPHAHRKDDPYDAAFFEQLGRITALESLNVISTKANDEWIQPLGKLTNLKTLRFTNNGKLTDAGMETFAGLTQLETFSFVGTHITGRAYAKCADWSKVTRVSHRGSRIDDEGLKELCEHLPNVESISLAHAHFTDAGAPHLAKLTKLKGLEIGASEATSQSLAHIARLPLEYLQLGEGFYSPESIPFIKDLGSLRRLTITNVQKFTDSDLQAIADMKQLEQLELGRIELSEARLAIFQNFTHLKSLRLIPVKVPFTAETQAQVKALLPQVEITFQ encoded by the coding sequence ATGCAGCTGATTCTTGGGAAACCCGCCACGACCGCCTTGCTCGCAGCGCTCTTGTTCGCCATCGCTCCCGTTCCGGCTTTCGCTCTCGACCCTGATGTCGAAGCCGTCACCCGCATCGTCGAGGCCGCGCACGGCAAAGTCGAAAAGACCGAGGATGGCCAGAGCCTGAGGCTCGTCGATCTAGCCGTGCCCGGCGCAGGGCCGCATGCCCATCGGAAGGACGATCCGTACGACGCGGCTTTCTTCGAGCAACTGGGACGCATCACCGCGCTGGAGTCTTTGAACGTCATCTCCACCAAAGCTAACGACGAATGGATTCAGCCGCTGGGCAAGCTCACGAACCTGAAAACGCTGCGTTTTACCAACAACGGCAAACTCACCGATGCGGGCATGGAAACGTTTGCCGGGCTCACCCAACTTGAAACCTTCTCCTTCGTCGGCACTCATATCACAGGCCGGGCCTATGCGAAGTGCGCCGACTGGAGCAAAGTGACCAGGGTCAGCCACCGTGGCAGTCGAATCGACGACGAAGGCCTGAAGGAACTCTGCGAGCATCTGCCGAACGTGGAAAGCATCAGCCTCGCCCATGCGCACTTCACCGACGCGGGCGCTCCTCATCTGGCGAAGCTCACGAAGCTCAAAGGACTGGAGATCGGCGCATCCGAGGCAACTTCCCAGTCGCTGGCTCACATCGCCAGGCTTCCGCTCGAATATCTCCAGCTCGGCGAGGGCTTCTATTCCCCAGAGAGCATTCCTTTCATAAAGGATCTCGGCTCCTTGCGACGTCTCACGATCACCAATGTCCAGAAGTTTACCGACAGCGATCTGCAGGCCATCGCGGATATGAAGCAGCTGGAACAGCTGGAACTCGGGCGGATTGAGCTTTCCGAAGCACGCCTCGCCATTTTCCAGAACTTCACGCACCTCAAGTCCCTGCGACTGATTCCGGTCAAGGTGCCTTTTACCGCCGAAACCCAGGCCCAGGTGAAAGCCCTGCTGCCTCAGGTTGAAATAACGTTCCAGTAA
- a CDS encoding substrate-binding domain-containing protein, giving the protein MPQKPRRVALMLDLEWPYKRHASIFAGTQRYAEEQGWHSIIDEFAHDTLPAGGAKRVPYDGIIARANAQLVKRAARLGVPVVNVWLSSPAWRVVPGVFADFAVCGRLQAEHLLARGLRNFAVVVSFKNRGQELELREFRGVIEQKGYSCISTKVPQSLTRSLEHWRKTRDVISAWMDQWQLPIGVIVRGEDLGRLIVQMCHARGWRVPQDVAIIAGQNEETLCEFPRPSLTSMELGYERIGYESAKLLQSLMDGRKPPREPLLLPPQGLVVRESTDFFAVKDELVAAALEFISKNSHRHIGQDDVSRAVNAETRTLQLRFRKVLDRPIAAEIRRVRIERAKRELAQSKRRLSDIARDVGFGDAVRMYEVFRRELGVTPSEYRKQRQLKEEL; this is encoded by the coding sequence ATGCCTCAAAAACCGCGACGCGTGGCTCTGATGCTGGATCTCGAATGGCCGTACAAGCGACATGCGAGTATCTTCGCCGGCACGCAGCGATACGCCGAAGAGCAAGGCTGGCATTCGATCATCGACGAGTTCGCCCATGATACGCTGCCTGCCGGGGGCGCCAAACGGGTTCCCTACGACGGGATCATTGCCCGAGCGAACGCACAGCTGGTCAAAAGGGCCGCCCGACTCGGCGTGCCGGTCGTCAATGTCTGGCTGAGTTCGCCCGCGTGGAGGGTTGTGCCGGGAGTCTTTGCAGATTTCGCCGTTTGCGGGCGTCTGCAGGCGGAGCATCTTTTGGCGCGAGGCTTGCGAAACTTCGCCGTCGTGGTGTCGTTCAAGAACCGCGGGCAGGAGCTGGAACTGCGCGAGTTTCGTGGCGTCATTGAACAAAAGGGCTACTCCTGTATTTCCACGAAAGTCCCGCAAAGCCTGACACGCAGCCTGGAGCACTGGCGAAAAACCAGGGATGTTATCTCCGCGTGGATGGACCAGTGGCAGTTGCCTATCGGCGTTATCGTGCGCGGCGAAGACCTGGGGCGCCTGATTGTACAAATGTGCCACGCGCGCGGCTGGCGCGTGCCGCAGGACGTGGCGATCATCGCCGGGCAGAACGAAGAAACCTTGTGTGAGTTCCCCAGGCCGTCGCTCACCAGCATGGAGCTTGGCTATGAACGGATCGGCTACGAAAGCGCAAAGCTGTTGCAAAGCCTGATGGACGGCCGCAAGCCGCCGCGCGAGCCGCTGTTATTGCCGCCGCAGGGGCTGGTGGTTCGCGAATCGACGGACTTTTTTGCCGTCAAGGATGAGCTCGTCGCGGCCGCGCTGGAGTTTATCTCCAAGAACAGTCACCGTCACATTGGACAGGACGATGTCTCCCGCGCCGTCAATGCTGAGACGCGAACGCTGCAGCTTCGTTTCCGAAAAGTGCTGGATCGCCCCATCGCCGCGGAAATTCGCCGTGTCCGCATCGAACGAGCAAAGCGCGAACTCGCGCAGAGCAAACGACGCTTGTCCGACATCGCCCGCGACGTTGGTTTTGGCGATGCGGTGCGCATGTACGAGGTGTTCCGTCGGGAACTGGGCGTCACGCCGAGCGAGTATCGCAAGCAGCGTCAATTGAAGGAAGAGTTGTAA
- a CDS encoding DUF1552 domain-containing protein, producing the protein MNYLSQSWLIDRRHALRALGTCVSLPMLECMIPLGAEEHTETPRRSAFIYLANGVHSLNYQVTTPGPDYQFSRSLKPLEKHRQVITPISGLHHPGGLGNHHNCIKIWLTGGRLGPTDRNTISVDQKMAEVTAQHTRYPSMEIAITQDSLAWTADGVPLPAMRRCSEIFSSLFEEPKGGIAAQRRALRRKASVLDDNLAEVRQLEQKMGAADKGRLDQYLTSVREAEIRTRRADAWLDTPLPAISDADRKRTNRDIAQTMAGDYFRTVYDLMVLAFQTDVTRVATFSLGGEGQAIAIPEIGITESRHQLSHHGGDPGYIEKLTNYDTFAIEQFGYFLSRLEETKDFNGKPLLGSTMALFGSGMTYGHSHGNANLPLVLAGGSDLGLKHGSHLDFNQNHFKGYQLDKPGEHYSLCSRPANPDAHMSNLLLLMAQRMGVETDKFGDSNKVIEL; encoded by the coding sequence ATGAACTACCTGTCACAATCCTGGTTAATCGACCGTCGGCATGCTTTGCGTGCGCTGGGGACTTGCGTCTCGCTGCCGATGCTGGAATGTATGATTCCGCTGGGGGCGGAGGAGCATACGGAAACGCCGCGGCGGAGTGCATTTATCTATCTGGCGAATGGCGTGCATTCGCTTAACTATCAGGTCACCACGCCGGGCCCGGATTATCAGTTTTCCCGGTCGCTCAAGCCTTTGGAGAAGCACCGCCAGGTGATTACTCCGATTAGCGGTTTGCATCATCCGGGAGGCCTTGGCAATCACCACAACTGCATCAAGATCTGGCTGACCGGCGGACGGCTTGGCCCGACGGATCGCAATACCATCTCTGTCGATCAGAAGATGGCCGAAGTCACCGCGCAGCACACCCGTTACCCGTCGATGGAGATCGCCATCACGCAGGATTCGCTTGCCTGGACCGCCGACGGCGTGCCGCTTCCCGCGATGCGTCGCTGCAGTGAGATCTTTTCGTCTCTCTTTGAAGAACCCAAAGGCGGAATTGCCGCTCAGCGAAGGGCCTTGCGCCGCAAAGCCAGCGTGCTTGATGACAACCTCGCGGAAGTCCGGCAACTGGAACAGAAGATGGGCGCCGCCGACAAGGGACGACTTGACCAGTACCTCACCTCGGTCCGCGAGGCGGAGATCCGCACCCGGCGGGCCGACGCCTGGCTCGACACGCCTTTGCCTGCCATCTCTGACGCCGATCGGAAACGCACCAACCGCGACATCGCCCAGACCATGGCGGGCGACTATTTCCGCACGGTCTACGATCTGATGGTGCTGGCGTTTCAAACCGATGTGACGCGCGTCGCCACGTTCAGCCTGGGCGGCGAAGGCCAGGCAATCGCCATTCCCGAAATCGGCATCACCGAATCACGCCATCAACTCAGCCACCACGGCGGCGATCCTGGCTACATCGAGAAGCTGACCAACTACGACACCTTCGCCATCGAGCAGTTTGGCTATTTCCTCTCGCGGCTTGAAGAGACAAAAGACTTCAACGGCAAGCCGCTGCTGGGCTCCACGATGGCGCTCTTTGGCAGCGGCATGACCTACGGCCACAGTCACGGCAACGCCAACCTGCCGCTGGTGCTCGCCGGCGGTTCGGACCTCGGCCTGAAGCACGGCAGCCATCTCGACTTCAATCAAAACCACTTCAAGGGATACCAGCTTGATAAGCCGGGCGAACATTACTCGCTCTGCAGCCGCCCCGCGAACCCGGACGCTCATATGAGCAACCTGCTGCTCCTGATGGCCCAGCGTATGGGGGTGGAGACCGACAAGTTTGGCGACAGCAACAAGGTAATCGAACTATGA
- a CDS encoding sialate O-acetylesterase produces MNLIRRCQITCLLTVLTTTLLVGSLLAAELPSPLPDPNGKSADMSQPVQVYILLGQSNMVGAGKIGPADKEGSLEHAVKSKGKYPYLVDDAGDWTERQDVRNVRVMGSGTGAMKQFNNEWMTVKGRSLGPEFGIGHAVGHAVDAPVLILKSCIGNRSLGWDLLPPGSKGYEFEDQGKTWVYAGYKQSPMRWEKGTEPTPIGWYAGMQYDGDIANAKKVLSELDTYYPGAKSYEIAGFFFWQGDKDRYDAGLASHYEENLVHFIEQLREEFDAPQAKFVCATLGQTEKGATGNEGLILQAQLAVDGKSDKYPQFKGNVATVYSKPLCQGGASNSHYGGNAETYMDIGEAMGRAMVELQQSDSK; encoded by the coding sequence ATGAACCTTATTCGCCGATGCCAGATCACCTGTCTGCTGACCGTCCTGACGACGACGCTGCTGGTCGGCTCGTTGCTGGCCGCCGAGCTGCCCAGCCCTTTGCCCGATCCCAACGGCAAGTCGGCCGACATGAGCCAGCCGGTGCAGGTGTACATTTTGCTGGGCCAGTCCAACATGGTGGGCGCAGGCAAGATCGGGCCCGCGGACAAGGAGGGCTCCCTGGAGCACGCGGTGAAAAGCAAGGGGAAGTACCCGTACCTGGTTGATGACGCTGGCGACTGGACCGAGCGCCAGGACGTTCGCAACGTGCGCGTCATGGGAAGCGGGACCGGCGCCATGAAGCAGTTCAACAACGAATGGATGACCGTTAAAGGACGGTCGCTCGGCCCGGAGTTCGGCATCGGGCACGCCGTGGGGCATGCCGTCGACGCGCCGGTGCTGATCCTCAAAAGCTGCATCGGCAACCGCTCGCTGGGTTGGGACCTGTTGCCTCCGGGCAGCAAAGGTTACGAGTTCGAAGACCAGGGAAAGACCTGGGTCTACGCCGGCTACAAACAGTCGCCCATGCGCTGGGAGAAAGGGACTGAGCCGACCCCGATCGGCTGGTACGCCGGCATGCAGTACGACGGCGACATTGCCAACGCGAAGAAGGTGCTCTCCGAGCTCGACACGTATTACCCTGGCGCCAAGAGCTATGAGATCGCGGGCTTCTTCTTCTGGCAGGGCGACAAGGATCGCTACGACGCCGGTCTGGCCAGCCATTACGAAGAGAATCTCGTCCACTTTATCGAGCAGTTGCGCGAAGAGTTCGATGCGCCCCAAGCGAAGTTCGTTTGCGCCACGCTCGGCCAGACCGAAAAAGGCGCCACGGGCAACGAAGGATTAATCCTGCAGGCCCAGCTTGCCGTCGACGGCAAGAGCGACAAGTATCCGCAGTTCAAAGGAAACGTCGCCACTGTTTACAGCAAGCCCCTCTGCCAGGGCGGCGCTTCCAACAGCCACTATGGCGGCAACGCCGAAACTTACATGGACATCGGCGAGGCTATGGGACGGGCCATGGTGGAACTGCAGCAAAGCGACAGCAAGTAA
- a CDS encoding M14 family metallopeptidase, whose product MTQLQLARWVALMYCGVSLLASAATAADAPFRPETGKFPPLEKAYSYRGELVFVDHANRRGSLRVAGEGMYFRNPPHPFAMLPCGIVRYHGAPADLRDIPLGSVLHVRAFLPPDPKISAVPVLPVNNREKTSGYSGQGIAPAENHVLLLEDEPSYCLREGKVWKLKEINISNRRGMIVASRELRSGGDGKATEETMTFDAATRIWRGRELLGIEDLIADGVWPDAGKKSLDGQEVLLGITWKPTTGDVFTRFHISDIWLDETALQRAAQQQTETHKAFIRSRWMPAWIDDVEYGKFGRATVTATLFGGMDPSLYADFQKGGPAMMNAAENTLKHLGGNYGPSHMASRGSLLEVAKATDEVPLGSSGVQIRFETDLIIEGLRPGRVVRVCPGSWPQVNLPREEFLGDGNPDDRFPTPAIFPKY is encoded by the coding sequence ATGACACAGCTCCAACTGGCCCGCTGGGTCGCCCTGATGTACTGCGGCGTTTCCCTGCTTGCATCGGCCGCAACCGCCGCCGACGCGCCATTTCGGCCCGAAACGGGGAAGTTTCCCCCGCTTGAAAAGGCCTATTCCTATCGGGGCGAACTGGTGTTCGTGGATCATGCCAACCGCCGCGGCAGCCTGCGCGTGGCAGGGGAGGGCATGTATTTCCGAAACCCTCCGCACCCCTTTGCCATGCTCCCCTGCGGCATCGTTCGCTATCACGGCGCGCCGGCGGATCTGCGGGACATCCCGCTTGGCTCCGTCCTGCACGTCAGGGCGTTTCTCCCGCCGGATCCCAAAATCTCCGCCGTGCCGGTGTTGCCGGTCAACAACCGGGAGAAAACCTCGGGCTACAGCGGCCAGGGGATTGCACCCGCCGAGAACCACGTCCTTCTTTTGGAAGACGAACCCAGCTACTGCCTGCGCGAGGGGAAGGTCTGGAAGCTCAAAGAAATCAATATCAGTAATCGCCGGGGGATGATCGTCGCCAGCCGCGAACTCCGGTCAGGCGGAGACGGCAAAGCCACCGAAGAAACGATGACGTTCGACGCCGCCACCCGCATCTGGCGCGGCCGCGAACTGCTGGGGATCGAGGATCTCATCGCCGACGGCGTCTGGCCCGACGCGGGAAAGAAATCCCTGGATGGCCAGGAGGTACTGCTCGGGATCACCTGGAAGCCGACGACAGGCGACGTGTTCACCCGGTTCCACATCTCGGACATTTGGCTGGATGAAACCGCCCTGCAACGCGCGGCCCAGCAGCAGACCGAAACGCACAAGGCCTTCATCCGCAGCCGCTGGATGCCCGCCTGGATCGACGACGTTGAGTATGGCAAGTTCGGCCGCGCTACCGTGACCGCAACCTTGTTCGGCGGCATGGATCCGTCGCTTTACGCCGATTTCCAGAAAGGCGGCCCCGCGATGATGAATGCCGCCGAGAACACGCTCAAGCACCTGGGCGGCAATTACGGCCCCTCGCACATGGCTTCCCGAGGCTCCCTCCTTGAAGTCGCCAAGGCGACCGACGAAGTCCCCCTGGGCAGCAGCGGCGTTCAGATCCGTTTTGAGACCGACCTCATCATCGAGGGGCTCCGCCCCGGCAGGGTCGTTCGCGTTTGTCCCGGCAGTTGGCCCCAGGTGAACTTGCCTCGGGAAGAATTCCTGGGCGACGGCAATCCCGACGATCGTTTCCCGACGCCGGCTATCTTTCCAAAATACTAA